The proteins below come from a single Xenopus tropicalis strain Nigerian chromosome 9, UCB_Xtro_10.0, whole genome shotgun sequence genomic window:
- the c9orf64 gene encoding queuosine salvage protein isoform X2 — MPKCIVNGCSHGSRGKTPSPNVVLHVFPGNIDIIKRWLVAIGQNFGDLDTYAQRIIEGKKTDSFRICSCHFTEDSYTFQGRRKALKKSATPTLFLWSGSASDGCKAVPAKRARNDKGDQCESLPFQSHQNSASNSFSQQTITGQTKKKTIKIRRSNDSTCTKQNSCKRNASTQTIFENGDAVTSYYCSQCASPLNKTSVTSVQTLNLLPSEPAYSKIHLVDSEGQSECKSKPTIFHDIKMEIEDAENTLSDDGTDTSSSIGDDSDISKHSEDSPIFIEYESEEDDEIDQSIEPFDVLNTAKDPVDDHTFLVYESCLDKLLLSSRCGRDPNCYSPIKKLKKYVYGSFLTVKAVCQSGHHFHLWDSQPRKGSIYYGNLLMSASILLSGSDFAKVYAMNKLLKLKQMSPSAFKRYQSNYFIPVIDHHWKTEQDKLIKHISGKSVFLVGDHDINIPGSFSKYCTYSLMEGASMKIINYRVDQVSSTTSSADAEKQSFQKSLDELLEKDVKVKSICTNRRKAIRKLIYKDYSDILHKYNIDHISRSLRNKLSSASKQKNCSQISQWIKPAVSHLLWASQTCDGSADLLKKKWQSLLNHVTKVHKWETSQQFHGCTQENLSARCKRKWMKCGSTAFNRFKEIVMSAQLIRDLNHLSEFCHTDELKLYHSNLLKYRPRTLHSMDDVVVRTQLAALDHNYNVHRGKAQWNDTDVQDPSAGLQPKVRKCVFDVASKAFLLVILKDIVRYVEGEVNIERQTLSDRLPDNPSLEHRPMKNESW, encoded by the coding sequence ATGCCAAAGTGTATTGTAAATGGATGTTCCCATGGCAGCAGAGGTAAAACCCCATCTCCAAATGTGGTACTGCATGTGTTTCCTGGAAATATTGATATTATAAAAAGATGGCTTGTAGCTATTGGGCAAAACTTTGGTGACTTGGACACCTATGCTCAAAGAATTATAGAGGGCAAGAAAACTGATTCCTTCCGAATTTGTTCATGTCACTTTACTGAAGATTCTTACACTTTTCAAGGAAGAAGAAAGgctttaaagaagtcagcaactCCCACATTGTTTCTTTGGAGTGGATCTGCTTCAGATGGATGTAAAGCAGTCCCTGCAAAGAGAGCCCGTAATGATAAAGGTGACCAATGTGAATCTCTGCCTTTTCAGTCTCACCAGAACTCAGCATCTAATTCTTTCTCACAGCAAACAATTACTGGCCAGACAAAgaagaaaactataaaaatcaGGCGTAGTAATGATTCTACCTGTACAAAACAAAATTCCTGTAAGAGGAATGCTTCAACTCAAACAATATTTGAAAATGGGGATGCAGTTACATCCTACTATTGCTCGCAGTGTGCTTCACCACTCAATAAAACTAGTGTTACATCAGTTCAGACATTGAATTTGCTGCCCTCAGAACCGGCATACAGCAAAATTCATTTAGTTGATTCTGAAGGGCAATCTGAATGTAAATCTAAACCtactatttttcatgatattaaAATGGAAATTGAAGACGCTGAGAACACTTTATCAGATGACGGCACAGATACATCAAGTAGCATTGGTGATGATTCCGACATATCTAAACATAGTGAAGATAGCCCCATATTCATAGAATATGAAAGTGAGGAAGATGATGAAATAGATCAGTCAATAGAACCTTTTGATGTTTTAAATACTGCTAAGGATCCGGTGGATGATCACACTTTCCTAGTTTATGAATCTTGCCTTGATAAATTGCTATTGTCTTCAAGATGTGGTAGAGATCCAAACTGCTATTCAccaataaaaaaattgaaaaagtaTGTATATGGATCATTCTTAACTGTCAAAGCGGTATGTCAGAGTGGACACCATTTTCATCTTTGGGACAGTCAGCCTCGTAAAGGTTCCATATATTATGGAAACCTGCTGATGTCTGCATCAATCCTTCTTAGTGGTTCTGACTTTGCAAAAGTTTATGCCATGAATAAGCTCTTGAAGTTAAAACAAATGTCGCCATCTGCTTTCAAGCGATATCAATCAAATTATTTCATTCCAGTTATAGACCACCACTGGAAGACTGAGCAGGACAAACTAATAAAGCATATTTCAGGGAAATCTGTATTTCTTGTAGGAGATCATGATATAAACATCCCTGGTAGCTTTTCTAAGTACTGCACATATTCACTCATGGAAGGCGCCTCCATGAAGATTATCAATTATAGGGTGGACCAAGTTTCTTCTACCACTTCCTCTGCTGATGCTGAAAAACAGTCTTTTCAGAAATCACTGGATGAACTCTTGGAAAAAGATGTTAAGGTGAAAAGCATATGTACAAATCGTCGCAAGGCAATAAGAAAACTTATTTATAAAGACTATTCCGACATActacataaatataatattgaCCATATTAGCAGGTCTTTAAGGAACAAACTGTCATCTGCTAGTAAACAGAAAAACTGTAGTCAGATATCACAGTGGATTAAACCCGCAGTCAGTCATCTATTGTGGGCCTCTCAGACATGTGATGGTAGTGCTGATTTGTTGAAAAAGAAGTGGCAATCATTACTGAATCATGTTACAAAGGTGCACAAATGGGAGACTTCTCAGCAATTCCATGGATGCACACAAGAAAATCTGAGTGCGAGGTGCAAAAGAAAGTGGATGAAATGTGGTTCAACAGCATTCAACAGATTCAAAGAAATTGTTATGTCTGCTCAACTCATCAGAGACCTCAATCATCTTTCAGAGTTCTGCCATACAGATGAACTAAAGCTATACCACAGTAATCTCCTTAAATATCGGCCAAGAACACTTCACTCCATGGATGACGTGGTTGTCCGCACTCAACTTGCAGCTCTTGATCATAATTACAATGTTCACAGAGGAAAAGCACAATGGAATGATACCGATGTGCAGGACCCTTCTGCTGGTTTACAGCCTAAAGTAAGAAAATGTGTCTTTGATGTAGCTTCAAAAGCTTTCCTTTTGGTCATCCTGAAGGATATTGTGAGGTATGTGGAAGGAGAAGTCAATATCGAAAGGCAAACTTTAAGTGACCGACTTCCTGACAACCCTTCACTGGAACACAGGCCAATGAAGAATGAATCATGGTGA
- the c9orf64 gene encoding queuosine salvage protein isoform X1, whose translation MTLAPFHSGYTDSSQFGMPKCIVNGCSHGSRGKTPSPNVVLHVFPGNIDIIKRWLVAIGQNFGDLDTYAQRIIEGKKTDSFRICSCHFTEDSYTFQGRRKALKKSATPTLFLWSGSASDGCKAVPAKRARNDKGDQCESLPFQSHQNSASNSFSQQTITGQTKKKTIKIRRSNDSTCTKQNSCKRNASTQTIFENGDAVTSYYCSQCASPLNKTSVTSVQTLNLLPSEPAYSKIHLVDSEGQSECKSKPTIFHDIKMEIEDAENTLSDDGTDTSSSIGDDSDISKHSEDSPIFIEYESEEDDEIDQSIEPFDVLNTAKDPVDDHTFLVYESCLDKLLLSSRCGRDPNCYSPIKKLKKYVYGSFLTVKAVCQSGHHFHLWDSQPRKGSIYYGNLLMSASILLSGSDFAKVYAMNKLLKLKQMSPSAFKRYQSNYFIPVIDHHWKTEQDKLIKHISGKSVFLVGDHDINIPGSFSKYCTYSLMEGASMKIINYRVDQVSSTTSSADAEKQSFQKSLDELLEKDVKVKSICTNRRKAIRKLIYKDYSDILHKYNIDHISRSLRNKLSSASKQKNCSQISQWIKPAVSHLLWASQTCDGSADLLKKKWQSLLNHVTKVHKWETSQQFHGCTQENLSARCKRKWMKCGSTAFNRFKEIVMSAQLIRDLNHLSEFCHTDELKLYHSNLLKYRPRTLHSMDDVVVRTQLAALDHNYNVHRGKAQWNDTDVQDPSAGLQPKVRKCVFDVASKAFLLVILKDIVRYVEGEVNIERQTLSDRLPDNPSLEHRPMKNESW comes from the exons ATGACTCTTGCACCCTTTCATTCTGGATATACTGACAGTTCCCAG ttcggTATGCCAAAGTGTATTGTAAATGGATGTTCCCATGGCAGCAGAGGTAAAACCCCATCTCCAAATGTGGTACTGCATGTGTTTCCTGGAAATATTGATATTATAAAAAGATGGCTTGTAGCTATTGGGCAAAACTTTGGTGACTTGGACACCTATGCTCAAAGAATTATAGAGGGCAAGAAAACTGATTCCTTCCGAATTTGTTCATGTCACTTTACTGAAGATTCTTACACTTTTCAAGGAAGAAGAAAGgctttaaagaagtcagcaactCCCACATTGTTTCTTTGGAGTGGATCTGCTTCAGATGGATGTAAAGCAGTCCCTGCAAAGAGAGCCCGTAATGATAAAGGTGACCAATGTGAATCTCTGCCTTTTCAGTCTCACCAGAACTCAGCATCTAATTCTTTCTCACAGCAAACAATTACTGGCCAGACAAAgaagaaaactataaaaatcaGGCGTAGTAATGATTCTACCTGTACAAAACAAAATTCCTGTAAGAGGAATGCTTCAACTCAAACAATATTTGAAAATGGGGATGCAGTTACATCCTACTATTGCTCGCAGTGTGCTTCACCACTCAATAAAACTAGTGTTACATCAGTTCAGACATTGAATTTGCTGCCCTCAGAACCGGCATACAGCAAAATTCATTTAGTTGATTCTGAAGGGCAATCTGAATGTAAATCTAAACCtactatttttcatgatattaaAATGGAAATTGAAGACGCTGAGAACACTTTATCAGATGACGGCACAGATACATCAAGTAGCATTGGTGATGATTCCGACATATCTAAACATAGTGAAGATAGCCCCATATTCATAGAATATGAAAGTGAGGAAGATGATGAAATAGATCAGTCAATAGAACCTTTTGATGTTTTAAATACTGCTAAGGATCCGGTGGATGATCACACTTTCCTAGTTTATGAATCTTGCCTTGATAAATTGCTATTGTCTTCAAGATGTGGTAGAGATCCAAACTGCTATTCAccaataaaaaaattgaaaaagtaTGTATATGGATCATTCTTAACTGTCAAAGCGGTATGTCAGAGTGGACACCATTTTCATCTTTGGGACAGTCAGCCTCGTAAAGGTTCCATATATTATGGAAACCTGCTGATGTCTGCATCAATCCTTCTTAGTGGTTCTGACTTTGCAAAAGTTTATGCCATGAATAAGCTCTTGAAGTTAAAACAAATGTCGCCATCTGCTTTCAAGCGATATCAATCAAATTATTTCATTCCAGTTATAGACCACCACTGGAAGACTGAGCAGGACAAACTAATAAAGCATATTTCAGGGAAATCTGTATTTCTTGTAGGAGATCATGATATAAACATCCCTGGTAGCTTTTCTAAGTACTGCACATATTCACTCATGGAAGGCGCCTCCATGAAGATTATCAATTATAGGGTGGACCAAGTTTCTTCTACCACTTCCTCTGCTGATGCTGAAAAACAGTCTTTTCAGAAATCACTGGATGAACTCTTGGAAAAAGATGTTAAGGTGAAAAGCATATGTACAAATCGTCGCAAGGCAATAAGAAAACTTATTTATAAAGACTATTCCGACATActacataaatataatattgaCCATATTAGCAGGTCTTTAAGGAACAAACTGTCATCTGCTAGTAAACAGAAAAACTGTAGTCAGATATCACAGTGGATTAAACCCGCAGTCAGTCATCTATTGTGGGCCTCTCAGACATGTGATGGTAGTGCTGATTTGTTGAAAAAGAAGTGGCAATCATTACTGAATCATGTTACAAAGGTGCACAAATGGGAGACTTCTCAGCAATTCCATGGATGCACACAAGAAAATCTGAGTGCGAGGTGCAAAAGAAAGTGGATGAAATGTGGTTCAACAGCATTCAACAGATTCAAAGAAATTGTTATGTCTGCTCAACTCATCAGAGACCTCAATCATCTTTCAGAGTTCTGCCATACAGATGAACTAAAGCTATACCACAGTAATCTCCTTAAATATCGGCCAAGAACACTTCACTCCATGGATGACGTGGTTGTCCGCACTCAACTTGCAGCTCTTGATCATAATTACAATGTTCACAGAGGAAAAGCACAATGGAATGATACCGATGTGCAGGACCCTTCTGCTGGTTTACAGCCTAAAGTAAGAAAATGTGTCTTTGATGTAGCTTCAAAAGCTTTCCTTTTGGTCATCCTGAAGGATATTGTGAGGTATGTGGAAGGAGAAGTCAATATCGAAAGGCAAACTTTAAGTGACCGACTTCCTGACAACCCTTCACTGGAACACAGGCCAATGAAGAATGAATCATGGTGA